From one Falsibacillus pallidus genomic stretch:
- a CDS encoding MMPL family transporter encodes MRAIIKGKWIVLIAWIAIIAGLFFIAPNMADLVREKGQVNVPEGYSSHLAGQIMEDVQKQEGGGDETQVALVFHEKHKLTKEEINEAEKAVRQLEDHKKQLGITKILTHFNEKNLKDQLVSKDGKSILVSVNVSWNDRQSGDVSDALYKAIDNIKVDHYYTSNWMINDDLTKSSEEGLKKTEGITVVFILGVLFLVFRSAIAPFIPLVTVGLSYLASQSIVSILVDKLDFPISNYTQIFLVAVLFGIGTDYCILLLSRFKEELAQRETMTEAIVETYKNAGRTVFFSGIAVMIGFAAIGFSQFKLYQSASAVAVGVALLLIALFTVVPFFMAVLGRKIFWPSKKIADHGESRLWGAAGRFALARPLIALLIVAAICVPFLVTYDGKLSFNSLEEISGDVPSIKAFNAIADGFGPGESMPTQIVIKNDDKMNSTEYITIAEKISQELKKIDSVDTVRSVTRPTGEPIKEFYVSNQAESLGKGLGEGKTGLDKISSGLEKAGSELSQSQPQIKEAENGVGSLISGTNDVKSGLVAIQSNLQKIEDGIKKGSAGSNDIKTGLEQAKVGAEKLLAGYQGLSESYNQLGGNLNTLIEKYKVLGDGASTLSTAFGEIKDENFKDLEQKYAGLENDEEYKNIKETFQMGQEKIPELANGLNNLNAGLAQINSGMGTANQGFEKANGKQEELVNGLQHLIDGISQQQAGLNQLAAGQGQIVDQFPKLTNGLSGINEGQKQLLKGFTDLGGQLGQLTKGLDQSTNGLNQVSEGLGSAQGYLSGLSDTSDMNGFYLPKDVLESKDFAQAIDAYMSKDRKVMTMDVIFSDSPYSNKAMGKVDDIKAAVKRAVKGTKLENATVAVGGITSINADLHQMSSQDYSRTVVLMLVGISIILIFLFRSIIMPLYIIGSLILTYYTSMAMNEALYVNLLGYTGISWAVPFFGFVILVALGVDYSIFLMDRFNEYKTLSVADAMLMAMRRMGTVIISAVVILGGTFAAMMPSGMLSLLQIASIILIGLLLYAFVILPLFIPVMVKNFGKANWWPFKRETM; translated from the coding sequence ATGAGAGCCATCATTAAAGGGAAGTGGATTGTCTTAATCGCGTGGATTGCCATCATTGCTGGGCTATTCTTTATCGCTCCGAATATGGCGGACCTTGTGCGGGAAAAGGGGCAGGTCAATGTACCTGAAGGTTATTCATCGCACCTTGCCGGACAAATCATGGAAGATGTTCAAAAGCAGGAAGGCGGCGGGGATGAGACGCAGGTAGCCCTCGTTTTCCACGAAAAACACAAGCTGACGAAAGAAGAAATAAATGAAGCTGAAAAAGCAGTGAGGCAGCTTGAAGATCATAAAAAGCAGCTTGGAATCACCAAAATTTTAACGCATTTTAATGAGAAAAATTTAAAGGATCAGCTCGTCTCAAAAGATGGGAAATCCATCCTTGTTTCAGTGAATGTAAGCTGGAACGACCGCCAATCAGGCGATGTGAGCGATGCCCTTTATAAGGCGATTGATAATATTAAAGTAGACCACTACTATACGAGCAATTGGATGATCAATGATGACCTCACAAAGAGCTCGGAAGAAGGACTGAAAAAGACGGAAGGCATCACGGTAGTCTTTATTCTTGGAGTCTTGTTCCTTGTTTTCAGGTCGGCTATCGCACCGTTTATCCCGCTGGTGACCGTGGGGCTATCTTATTTAGCCTCTCAATCCATTGTTTCGATTCTGGTCGACAAGCTTGATTTTCCGATATCCAATTACACGCAGATTTTCCTTGTAGCTGTATTGTTCGGGATCGGAACGGACTATTGCATCTTGCTCCTCAGCCGATTTAAAGAAGAATTGGCTCAGCGTGAGACTATGACAGAGGCAATTGTTGAAACATATAAAAACGCAGGAAGAACGGTCTTTTTCAGCGGAATTGCTGTCATGATTGGTTTTGCAGCCATCGGGTTTTCCCAATTCAAGCTTTATCAATCGGCATCTGCAGTAGCGGTTGGAGTGGCATTGCTGCTGATTGCTTTATTTACGGTGGTACCATTTTTCATGGCGGTCTTGGGCAGAAAGATCTTTTGGCCGTCCAAGAAAATTGCGGACCATGGAGAAAGCAGACTATGGGGAGCAGCCGGCCGATTTGCTTTGGCCCGCCCGCTAATCGCCTTGCTCATTGTCGCGGCAATCTGTGTGCCGTTCCTTGTGACGTATGACGGGAAGCTATCATTCAACTCCCTTGAAGAAATCAGCGGGGATGTCCCGTCAATTAAAGCGTTTAATGCAATTGCAGACGGGTTTGGACCGGGTGAATCGATGCCGACTCAGATTGTCATCAAAAATGACGACAAAATGAATTCGACTGAATATATCACGATTGCTGAAAAAATCAGCCAGGAACTGAAGAAAATCGATTCTGTTGATACGGTCCGTTCTGTCACACGGCCTACCGGGGAGCCGATTAAAGAATTCTATGTTTCCAACCAGGCAGAAAGCTTAGGAAAAGGGCTTGGGGAAGGAAAGACTGGTCTGGATAAAATCAGTTCGGGACTAGAGAAAGCTGGCAGTGAACTATCCCAATCCCAGCCGCAGATTAAAGAAGCTGAAAATGGCGTCGGCAGTTTGATCTCAGGGACAAATGACGTGAAATCAGGTCTTGTGGCCATCCAATCGAATCTTCAAAAAATCGAGGATGGGATAAAGAAAGGGTCTGCAGGTTCTAATGATATCAAGACTGGCTTGGAGCAGGCGAAAGTTGGGGCAGAAAAACTTTTAGCTGGATATCAAGGGCTTTCAGAATCCTATAACCAGCTGGGTGGAAATTTAAACACTTTGATTGAAAAATATAAGGTTCTAGGAGACGGTGCATCAACACTGTCAACTGCTTTTGGGGAAATTAAGGATGAAAATTTCAAAGACTTGGAACAAAAGTATGCCGGACTTGAAAATGATGAAGAATATAAAAATATTAAAGAAACATTTCAAATGGGACAGGAAAAGATTCCAGAGCTGGCGAACGGGTTGAACAACCTTAATGCAGGACTTGCTCAAATCAACTCTGGTATGGGCACAGCGAATCAAGGATTTGAAAAGGCAAATGGCAAACAAGAAGAGCTTGTAAATGGGCTCCAGCACCTGATTGATGGAATTAGTCAGCAGCAAGCCGGCCTCAATCAACTCGCAGCTGGACAAGGGCAGATTGTGGACCAATTCCCGAAATTGACAAATGGACTTTCGGGCATCAATGAGGGACAAAAGCAGCTGCTCAAAGGATTTACGGATCTAGGTGGTCAGCTTGGCCAATTGACAAAGGGCCTCGATCAAAGTACGAACGGGTTGAATCAAGTATCAGAGGGACTAGGATCTGCTCAAGGGTATCTTTCTGGATTATCGGATACGTCTGATATGAACGGCTTCTATTTGCCGAAAGATGTGCTTGAAAGCAAGGATTTCGCTCAGGCAATCGATGCATATATGTCCAAGGATCGGAAAGTCATGACGATGGATGTCATCTTCAGCGACAGCCCGTATTCTAATAAAGCCATGGGCAAAGTGGATGATATCAAGGCTGCAGTGAAACGTGCGGTAAAAGGAACAAAGCTTGAGAATGCAACTGTTGCGGTTGGCGGCATCACGAGCATCAACGCCGATCTGCACCAAATGTCGAGCCAGGACTATTCTCGTACAGTCGTCTTGATGCTTGTCGGCATCTCGATCATCCTGATTTTCTTATTCCGTTCGATTATCATGCCGCTTTATATCATTGGATCGTTGATTTTAACGTACTATACTTCAATGGCGATGAATGAAGCGCTCTATGTGAATTTGCTTGGATATACGGGGATCAGCTGGGCGGTTCCATTCTTCGGATTCGTCATTCTGGTTGCTCTTGGAGTCGACTACAGTATCTTCCTGATGGACCGCTTCAACGAATACAAAACGCTTTCCGTGGCAGATGCCATGCTGATGGCGATGAGGAGAATGGGAACGGTCATTATTTCAGCGGTCGTCATCCTTGGTGGAACATTTGCCGCCATGATGCCTTCCGGAATGCTGTCGCTGCTACAAATTGCATCCATCATCTTGATCGGATTGCTGCTCTACGCATTTGTTATACTGCCGCTGTTTATCCCTGTCATGGTGAAAAACTTCGGAAAAGCCAACTGGTGGCCATTCAAGAGGGAAACGATGTAA
- a CDS encoding DUF3900 domain-containing protein — MDFQVNYLSFYVVQVEGKGEQADKRFKLFQTLDEEEYEESPLKDFLDGEFAKISKRKVTRHPKTEDVPTKLGYFIVEDGHEITSNPNYNLFHRTRFSDTKEAFQEESEKFAAAYVDTSAVRGGVFIVASAKLRKYFDDPFVFILKCDFEPKVASISDESTLIRNVEMAITTKNMKSIQYPYMPEEGVVEEQELKIHQSSHARYFEDFLKYVEYGESMPEIVKTQVMEIVKTHMEEAFEPESEELEELESAMEVWAASEKRDIQERFTTEQIIEASAQIIEHTPDIELKMKLDSVDVKGLLSDFGENIHLAKVGHKYVLVVEAESVLFEKGFSPVEFLKPDELEQVIERIRNKQI; from the coding sequence ATGGATTTTCAGGTAAATTATTTATCTTTTTATGTTGTCCAGGTTGAAGGCAAGGGAGAGCAAGCTGATAAGAGGTTCAAACTGTTTCAGACGCTGGATGAAGAAGAGTATGAAGAAAGCCCTTTGAAGGATTTTTTGGACGGAGAATTCGCTAAGATTTCTAAACGAAAAGTGACAAGGCATCCCAAGACAGAAGATGTACCGACCAAATTGGGTTATTTTATTGTAGAGGATGGGCATGAAATTACGTCTAATCCCAATTACAACCTTTTTCACCGTACTCGTTTTTCGGATACGAAAGAGGCATTTCAGGAAGAGAGTGAAAAGTTTGCGGCTGCCTATGTCGATACCAGCGCAGTCCGCGGTGGTGTTTTCATCGTAGCTTCGGCAAAGCTCCGCAAATACTTTGATGATCCCTTTGTGTTCATTTTAAAATGTGACTTTGAGCCGAAAGTGGCTTCGATTTCGGATGAATCCACGCTGATCCGCAACGTGGAAATGGCCATTACGACTAAAAATATGAAGTCGATCCAATATCCATATATGCCGGAAGAAGGAGTTGTGGAGGAGCAGGAGTTGAAGATCCATCAATCTTCACATGCACGCTACTTCGAAGACTTCCTCAAATATGTGGAATACGGAGAGTCCATGCCGGAAATCGTTAAGACACAGGTGATGGAAATCGTTAAAACCCACATGGAAGAGGCATTTGAACCGGAAAGCGAAGAACTGGAAGAGCTTGAGAGTGCCATGGAGGTTTGGGCTGCAAGCGAAAAAAGGGATATCCAGGAGCGCTTCACCACCGAGCAAATCATAGAAGCATCCGCTCAAATCATCGAGCATACACCTGATATCGAACTTAAAATGAAACTTGATTCCGTCGATGTAAAAGGACTGCTCTCTGATTTTGGAGAAAACATTCATTTGGCAAAGGTCGGCCATAAATATGTCCTGGTCGTAGAAGCGGAATCCGTTCTTTTTGAAAAAGGGTTTTCGCCGGTAGAATTCTTGAAGCCGGACGAACTAGAGCAGGTCATCGAGCGTATACGCAATAAGCAGATATAA
- a CDS encoding amino acid permease, with amino-acid sequence MEKNKLGFWVLTALVVGNMVGSGIFMLPRSLAEVASPGGTILAWVLTGVGVLLIALVFGNLSLRKPDLTGGPQIYAKALFKPGSNAGILSGYLVSWGYWVANFTGNVAIITTFTGYLSTFFPILTSKADLFTIGNYTMHVGNLLTFLICSALLWFLHFVILKGVEGAGKLNLIATAAKIAGFFLFIVVTLFAFEKSNIFPLVTPITDESGHAVSLWGQVNSAAIATLWAFVGVESAVVFSSRAKKRSDIKKATITGLLLATFIYLVITVLVMGALSHGKLIKSQKPLVDALESAIGPSGGYILGALAVISLFGATIGWILLSAEVPFQAEKQGLFIKAFGKTNKHGAPVTSLIITNLATQLFIFSTISASISSAFDFVIFVATLAFLVPYLISTVYQLKLTLTGETYENQPKSRVVDGVIAALATLYSLWVIKAGTADMKTFLFGVGLLVMGIFFYPLVPKQGNKGNLNR; translated from the coding sequence ATGGAAAAGAATAAATTAGGATTTTGGGTCTTGACGGCCCTTGTGGTCGGAAATATGGTTGGCTCGGGTATTTTTATGCTGCCGAGGTCGCTTGCTGAAGTGGCCAGTCCGGGGGGCACAATTCTGGCGTGGGTGCTGACTGGGGTTGGGGTGCTTCTGATTGCCCTTGTATTCGGGAATCTATCCCTTAGAAAACCCGATTTGACGGGGGGACCGCAAATTTATGCAAAAGCCTTATTCAAACCTGGTTCCAATGCGGGAATTTTGTCGGGGTATTTAGTTTCATGGGGCTATTGGGTAGCCAATTTTACAGGGAACGTTGCAATCATTACGACGTTTACAGGGTATTTATCTACTTTTTTCCCAATTTTAACGAGTAAAGCGGATCTGTTTACGATTGGAAATTACACCATGCATGTGGGGAATTTATTGACGTTCCTCATTTGTTCTGCGTTATTATGGTTTTTACATTTTGTCATCCTGAAAGGGGTGGAAGGTGCAGGAAAGCTGAACCTCATTGCCACGGCTGCAAAAATCGCAGGTTTCTTCCTTTTCATTGTTGTTACATTGTTTGCTTTTGAAAAGAGCAATATCTTTCCTCTTGTCACACCGATCACAGATGAATCAGGACATGCCGTCAGTCTTTGGGGGCAGGTCAATTCTGCAGCGATTGCGACTCTGTGGGCATTCGTCGGTGTGGAGTCTGCTGTGGTGTTTTCCTCACGCGCGAAGAAGAGAAGCGATATTAAGAAGGCGACCATTACGGGGCTGCTGCTTGCAACATTTATCTATCTTGTCATCACTGTCTTAGTCATGGGAGCTTTATCGCACGGAAAATTAATCAAATCACAGAAGCCATTAGTCGATGCATTAGAATCGGCGATTGGACCAAGCGGCGGATACATTTTGGGAGCTCTGGCAGTCATCAGCCTATTCGGTGCAACAATCGGATGGATTTTATTAAGCGCTGAGGTGCCATTCCAAGCTGAAAAACAGGGATTGTTTATCAAGGCATTTGGAAAGACAAATAAACATGGGGCGCCAGTGACATCCTTGATCATTACAAACCTGGCAACGCAGCTATTCATTTTTTCAACGATCTCAGCCTCCATTTCGTCTGCATTTGACTTTGTCATATTTGTAGCGACTTTAGCCTTTTTAGTGCCATACCTCATATCGACTGTTTATCAATTAAAACTGACGCTGACGGGTGAGACGTATGAAAATCAGCCGAAAAGCAGGGTGGTTGATGGGGTCATTGCTGCTCTTGCAACTCTATACTCCTTATGGGTCATCAAAGCAGGAACAGCGGATATGAAAACATTCTTATTTGGAGTCGGGCTCCTTGTCATGGGAATATTCTTTTATCCCCTTGTCCCTAAGCAGGGGAATAAGGGTAATCTGAACCGGTAA
- a CDS encoding amino acid permease, with protein sequence MNLLRKKSISTLLAGSKEGYSLKKELGALDLTLLGIGAIIGTGIFVLTGTGALTAGPSLMISFVIAGLACLFSALAYAEFASTVPVSGSVYTYTYATLGELVAWIIGWDLILEYLLAVSAVSVGWSGYFQSLLGGLGIHIPVAFTGAPGSVPGTTTYFNLPALVIVLLITALLSVGVKQSKKVNNVMVIVKLIVVLLFIFVGFKYVKPDNWHPFMPFGLGGVFSTAALVFFAFIGFDAVASAAEETKNPNKDLPKGIMFSLLICTLLYVIVSGIMTGIVPYKQFEGNIDHPISLAIQVAGIDWVAGIIDVGAILGMTTVMLVMLYGQTRIMFSMSRDGLMPKMFSQVHPKYQTPFKATWMLGIIAALMGSLIPLQELAELVNIGTLSAFMLISVAVLVLRYTKPDLKRAFRCPGVPFVPILAIVFCGFLILQLGAATWIRFVIWLGIGLIVYFVYSRKHSKLNKVNE encoded by the coding sequence ATGAATCTTTTGAGAAAAAAGAGCATCAGTACATTATTGGCAGGTTCGAAAGAGGGGTATTCCCTGAAAAAGGAATTGGGGGCCCTGGATTTGACGCTTCTTGGAATAGGGGCAATCATTGGGACAGGAATATTTGTACTGACTGGGACAGGAGCCTTGACAGCCGGTCCGAGTCTGATGATTTCTTTTGTCATTGCAGGTCTGGCCTGTTTGTTCTCGGCCCTTGCCTATGCTGAATTTGCATCAACGGTTCCAGTATCCGGATCTGTATATACGTATACGTACGCCACTTTGGGAGAACTGGTAGCTTGGATTATCGGCTGGGATCTCATCCTTGAATATTTATTGGCGGTAAGTGCCGTATCGGTAGGATGGTCAGGCTATTTTCAGTCGCTCCTTGGCGGACTGGGCATCCACATTCCAGTCGCATTCACCGGTGCTCCGGGTTCTGTTCCGGGAACAACCACCTACTTCAATTTACCCGCATTAGTAATAGTCCTTTTGATTACAGCTTTGCTTTCAGTCGGAGTGAAACAGTCGAAAAAAGTCAACAACGTCATGGTCATCGTCAAACTGATCGTTGTCCTGTTGTTCATTTTTGTGGGATTCAAATATGTTAAGCCTGATAATTGGCATCCATTTATGCCATTTGGACTCGGCGGCGTTTTTTCTACCGCAGCTCTAGTGTTTTTCGCTTTTATCGGATTTGATGCTGTTGCATCTGCTGCAGAAGAAACGAAAAATCCGAATAAGGATTTGCCGAAAGGAATCATGTTCTCTTTATTAATCTGTACTCTTCTTTATGTGATTGTTTCAGGCATCATGACAGGAATTGTTCCTTATAAGCAGTTTGAGGGAAATATCGATCATCCGATTTCTCTTGCGATTCAAGTAGCAGGCATTGATTGGGTAGCTGGAATCATAGATGTCGGGGCCATCCTGGGAATGACGACGGTTATGCTGGTCATGCTTTATGGACAAACCCGCATCATGTTCTCTATGTCCCGTGATGGTTTGATGCCAAAGATGTTTTCGCAGGTTCATCCAAAATACCAAACGCCGTTCAAAGCAACTTGGATGCTCGGAATCATTGCGGCGTTAATGGGATCTCTCATCCCGCTGCAGGAGCTTGCTGAACTAGTGAACATCGGTACATTGTCAGCCTTTATGTTGATTTCAGTAGCTGTTCTTGTTCTGCGGTATACAAAGCCTGATTTAAAAAGGGCTTTCCGTTGTCCAGGAGTGCCATTTGTTCCGATTTTGGCAATTGTCTTCTGTGGATTCTTGATCCTGCAGCTTGGCGCAGCCACATGGATCCGTTTTGTCATTTGGCTGGGAATCGGACTGATTGTCTACTTTGTCTATTCCAGAAAACATTCAAAACTGAATAAAGTGAATGAATAA
- a CDS encoding SpoIIE family protein phosphatase: MARELKNLYIPFLFAIAFLFSLDVSFTFSSFIQSYFESLHLLMEIISVFIAFSIAMQGLTFYKPYASYKIIVFSSVFFTVGIMDLFHALTYEGLPLFGERFTQPSIWFTLLGRMVEAASILTLILLPEKKSKNRAVRQFSFTLVLLSTILITIVISTYSTAFPNLYNSGSFTLIKLILEIIYCLIHIFVLTIIIRAYRRNKRKEGLLVGISSMFLILSSFMMIILGASGDIYGPYILSHFFKIIGYFYYFKAVFLLMSKQPYEKVAELSSNYSRLLNSVVEGIFGIDQSGKVMFINDSACRMLGFRENELIGRTIHKYIHHSIQDESSSLLFTSPDMEEKTMFSVDQWFWRKDGSRFPVEYFTRPIIENGVIVGTVVTFLDVSERKKLEQLQTEQANIEYELEIAASVQETLFSTIEEPQTVDMGFISKSFKKLNGDFYNVIQHNEEILFAIADVCGKGIPAAIQMTMLKFAMESHSDPEKILNKINSYFTKFVYDSSFITMFVGQFNQQNSKFLFSSAGHEPGLHYKPAEDAFIELTTGNPLLGIDSNIKYHRGSITLEKGDLLLFYTDGIIERRNRAIDSNEFIKNFIREMDLNLPAQKFTELLYEKIMDFHQGKVEDDQTILLFKI; this comes from the coding sequence ATGGCAAGAGAATTAAAGAACTTATATATTCCATTTCTATTTGCAATCGCCTTCCTATTTTCGTTGGATGTGTCATTTACATTCTCCTCTTTTATTCAATCCTATTTTGAATCTCTTCATTTACTAATGGAAATAATCAGCGTTTTCATCGCTTTCAGTATTGCGATGCAGGGCCTGACTTTCTATAAGCCTTACGCGTCTTACAAAATCATCGTCTTTTCCAGCGTTTTCTTTACGGTCGGGATAATGGATTTATTCCATGCTCTTACATATGAAGGTCTCCCTTTGTTCGGAGAGAGGTTCACTCAGCCCTCTATTTGGTTTACCCTTTTAGGCCGGATGGTGGAAGCAGCAAGTATCCTTACACTCATATTGCTGCCTGAGAAAAAAAGCAAAAATAGGGCAGTCAGACAATTTTCATTTACATTGGTCTTGTTGAGCACAATTTTGATTACCATTGTAATTTCCACTTATTCCACAGCATTCCCAAACCTCTACAATAGTGGGTCTTTCACTTTGATCAAACTAATTTTAGAAATCATCTACTGTCTTATTCACATTTTCGTATTAACGATCATTATCAGGGCATATCGGCGAAATAAGCGGAAGGAAGGACTATTAGTAGGAATATCCTCAATGTTCCTCATACTGTCATCTTTCATGATGATTATTCTTGGAGCATCCGGAGATATTTATGGCCCGTATATTCTTTCACATTTCTTTAAAATCATCGGCTATTTCTACTATTTTAAAGCAGTATTCCTTCTAATGAGTAAGCAGCCATATGAAAAGGTAGCCGAGCTATCCAGCAACTATAGCAGACTGCTTAATTCTGTGGTAGAAGGGATATTTGGAATCGACCAGAGTGGAAAGGTTATGTTTATCAATGATTCTGCCTGCCGAATGCTTGGTTTCAGGGAAAATGAGCTGATTGGCCGAACCATCCATAAGTATATACATCATTCCATCCAAGACGAGAGTTCCAGTCTTTTATTTACATCTCCTGATATGGAAGAAAAAACAATGTTTTCCGTCGATCAATGGTTTTGGAGAAAGGATGGAAGCCGATTTCCAGTTGAATATTTTACAAGGCCGATCATAGAAAATGGCGTCATTGTTGGAACTGTAGTGACGTTTCTGGATGTTTCAGAAAGAAAAAAGCTTGAACAATTGCAGACAGAGCAAGCGAATATTGAATATGAACTGGAAATTGCAGCTTCTGTTCAAGAAACGCTTTTTTCAACCATTGAAGAACCTCAAACAGTGGATATGGGTTTTATAAGTAAATCATTTAAAAAGCTGAATGGGGATTTCTATAATGTCATTCAACATAATGAAGAGATATTATTCGCCATTGCAGATGTTTGTGGAAAGGGAATACCTGCTGCAATTCAGATGACCATGCTGAAATTTGCAATGGAGTCGCATTCGGATCCTGAAAAAATCCTGAACAAGATCAATAGCTACTTTACCAAGTTTGTCTATGATTCTTCTTTTATCACGATGTTTGTTGGTCAATTCAATCAGCAAAACTCAAAATTTTTATTTTCTTCAGCAGGGCACGAACCTGGACTGCATTATAAACCGGCCGAGGATGCCTTTATTGAATTGACAACCGGAAATCCTCTTCTTGGGATCGATTCGAACATTAAGTATCACCGGGGATCGATAACGTTAGAAAAGGGAGATCTCTTATTATTTTATACGGATGGAATTATTGAACGGAGAAACAGAGCCATTGATAGCAATGAATTCATTAAGAACTTCATCAGGGAAATGGATTTGAACTTGCCTGCCCAGAAATTCACAGAGCTTTTATATGAGAAAATAATGGACTTTCATCAAGGAAAAGTGGAAGACGATCAAACGATTCTATTATTTAAAATTTGA
- a CDS encoding sensor histidine kinase, with amino-acid sequence MWLKDLLLNFFLILTPLYFYPFIASHSSQRRRGIYLGIICGFAAMACMEFPVVAGEGFLWDFRWIAFLIAVLYGGQQSALITGTMLVLFRFSLGGMLSSTTVLCCALALLLIFLPKSKTFLEESTARKVYLSVVYSILTVLVLIFSIAFQFWFSDQVIQLTIPTLEVIVFMALSYIAALSLFCYFVENIMGYIRQRDAFHEAEKKSIFHEISSLLAYDVKSSMQEVKESFQQLNPNTPPLKAAFNGLEKVEGIVDHYISYTKNEIRELEPIRVDSMISDLSKLLSSYSKFKEVPIVVNADSDLVLKGDPLKVKQILLNLMKNSIDATPKNGTVLIEASENIHELHISITDNGIGMTHEQLNEIKYYLRHLNGETIGRGLFVAFKLLKSIDGKISFESEVGKGTVVHLILPKDDNATLFRKVNWNVKKGSVVNS; translated from the coding sequence ATGTGGCTGAAAGATTTATTATTGAATTTTTTCCTGATATTGACGCCATTATATTTTTATCCGTTTATTGCCAGCCATTCCTCACAGCGGCGCAGGGGAATTTATCTTGGCATCATCTGCGGCTTTGCAGCAATGGCATGTATGGAGTTTCCTGTTGTTGCTGGAGAAGGTTTCCTGTGGGATTTTCGGTGGATTGCTTTCTTGATTGCGGTACTCTACGGCGGGCAGCAGTCTGCTCTAATTACCGGGACCATGCTTGTTTTATTCCGGTTCAGCCTCGGCGGGATGCTTAGTTCTACTACAGTATTATGTTGTGCATTAGCTCTGCTTTTGATATTTCTTCCAAAATCGAAAACATTCTTAGAAGAAAGCACGGCTCGTAAAGTCTATCTCAGTGTCGTTTATTCCATCCTTACTGTACTGGTGCTGATTTTCTCCATTGCTTTTCAATTTTGGTTCTCAGACCAGGTGATTCAGCTTACCATTCCGACATTGGAAGTTATCGTATTCATGGCATTGTCCTATATTGCTGCCCTTTCCCTATTTTGCTACTTTGTTGAAAATATCATGGGTTATATTAGGCAGAGGGATGCCTTCCATGAAGCTGAGAAGAAGAGTATATTCCATGAGATTTCATCTTTGCTTGCCTATGATGTGAAATCCTCCATGCAGGAAGTCAAAGAATCATTTCAACAATTAAATCCAAACACTCCACCTTTAAAAGCAGCGTTTAATGGATTGGAAAAAGTAGAGGGGATTGTGGATCATTATATTTCTTATACGAAAAACGAGATAAGAGAACTTGAGCCTATACGAGTGGATTCTATGATAAGTGATTTGTCGAAACTTCTATCATCCTATTCCAAGTTCAAGGAAGTTCCCATTGTTGTAAATGCCGATTCTGATTTGGTATTAAAGGGAGACCCACTTAAAGTAAAGCAAATTTTATTGAACTTAATGAAAAATAGTATTGATGCAACCCCAAAGAATGGAACTGTTTTGATTGAAGCATCTGAAAATATTCATGAACTGCACATTTCCATTACCGACAACGGAATAGGGATGACACATGAACAGCTGAATGAAATTAAGTATTATCTTCGCCATTTAAATGGAGAAACAATTGGCAGGGGGCTTTTTGTCGCATTCAAATTATTAAAATCCATTGATGGGAAAATTTCATTTGAAAGTGAAGTCGGAAAAGGAACAGTAGTCCATCTTATCCTTCCTAAAGATGACAATGCCACTCTGTTCCGAAAAGTAAATTGGAATGTTAAAAAAGGGTCTGTCGTCAACTCCTAA